In Thermus antranikianii DSM 12462, one DNA window encodes the following:
- a CDS encoding Hsp20/alpha crystallin family protein, which translates to MLERLDRLETLRKLKELQERIAELAYQLTGEEPAAWTPKVDLLEDEDHYVLLVDLPGVRPEDLELLEEGSRITLAGIRHPLPGVYLLEERPMGTFRRTLDLPGPIEEGTAQASLRQGVLEVRFKKRKGAPLPLSQ; encoded by the coding sequence ATGCTGGAGCGCTTAGACCGCCTGGAGACCTTGCGCAAGCTGAAAGAGCTACAGGAGCGCATCGCCGAGCTGGCCTACCAGCTCACAGGGGAGGAACCCGCCGCCTGGACCCCCAAGGTGGACCTCCTCGAGGACGAGGACCACTACGTCCTCCTCGTGGACCTCCCCGGGGTGCGCCCCGAGGATTTGGAGCTTCTGGAGGAGGGAAGCCGCATCACCCTGGCCGGGATCCGCCATCCCTTGCCCGGGGTCTACCTCCTGGAGGAACGGCCCATGGGCACCTTCCGCCGCACCCTGGACCTGCCCGGCCCCATCGAGGAGGGCACCGCCCAGGCCAGCCTGCGCCAGGGGGTACTGGAGGTACGGTTCAAGAAGCGCAAAGGGGCTCCCCTGCCCCTCTCTCAGTAG
- a CDS encoding ABC transporter ATP-binding protein, whose protein sequence is MAKVRLEHVWKRFGKVVAVKDFNLETEDGEFVVFVGPSGCGKTTTLRMIAGLEEVSEGRIYIGDRLVNDVPPKDRDIAMVFQNYALYPHMNVYENMAFGLRLRRYPKDEIDRRVKEAARILKIEHLLNRKPRELSGGQRQRVAMGRAIVREPKVFLMDEPLSNLDAKLRVEMRAEIAKLQRRLGVTTIYVTHDQVEAMTLGHRIVVMKDGEIQQVDTPLNLYDFPANRFVAGFIGSPSMNFIRAGVEVQGERVYLVAPGFRVRANPVLAQALRPYGGKEVWMGIRPEHLGLKGYTVIPEEENVIRGEVEVAEPLGAETEIHVSVDGTVLVAKVDGHAPVKPGDRVELLADTSRLHAFDVESDQTIGHAQEREAVAR, encoded by the coding sequence ATGGCCAAGGTTAGGCTGGAGCACGTTTGGAAGCGCTTCGGCAAGGTGGTGGCGGTCAAGGACTTCAACCTGGAAACCGAGGACGGGGAGTTCGTGGTCTTCGTGGGGCCTTCGGGCTGCGGCAAGACCACCACCCTGCGGATGATCGCTGGCCTCGAGGAGGTCTCTGAGGGCCGCATCTACATCGGTGACCGCCTGGTGAACGACGTGCCCCCCAAGGACCGGGACATCGCCATGGTCTTCCAGAACTACGCCCTTTACCCCCACATGAACGTCTACGAGAACATGGCCTTCGGCCTGCGCTTAAGGCGCTACCCCAAGGACGAGATCGACCGCCGGGTGAAGGAGGCCGCCCGCATCCTCAAGATCGAACACCTTCTAAACCGCAAACCCCGGGAGCTTTCCGGCGGCCAGCGCCAGCGGGTGGCCATGGGCCGGGCCATCGTGCGGGAGCCCAAGGTCTTCCTCATGGACGAGCCCCTTTCCAACCTGGACGCCAAGCTCCGGGTGGAGATGCGGGCGGAGATCGCCAAGCTGCAAAGGCGTCTTGGGGTCACCACCATCTACGTGACCCACGACCAGGTGGAAGCCATGACCCTGGGCCACCGCATCGTGGTCATGAAGGACGGGGAAATCCAGCAGGTGGACACTCCCCTAAACCTCTACGACTTCCCCGCCAACCGCTTCGTGGCGGGTTTTATCGGTAGCCCCTCCATGAACTTCATCCGGGCTGGGGTGGAGGTGCAAGGGGAAAGGGTATACCTGGTGGCCCCGGGCTTCCGGGTCCGGGCCAACCCCGTCCTGGCCCAAGCCCTGAGGCCTTACGGGGGCAAAGAGGTCTGGATGGGTATCCGCCCCGAGCACCTGGGCCTTAAGGGCTACACGGTGATTCCCGAGGAGGAAAACGTCATCCGGGGCGAGGTGGAAGTGGCCGAGCCCCTAGGGGCGGAAACCGAGATCCACGTGAGCGTGGACGGCACGGTCTTGGTGGCCAAGGTGGACGGCCACGCTCCGGTGAAACCCGGGGATAGGGTGGAGCTTCTGGCCGACACCTCCCGCCTCCATGCCTTTGACGTGGAAAGCGACCAGACCATCGGCCACGCCCAGGAACGGGAAGCGGTGGCCCGCTAG
- the miaA gene encoding tRNA (adenosine(37)-N6)-dimethylallyltransferase MiaA, with product MEAIPVLAGPTGSGKTLLALRLGEELPLEVVSADATMVYRGLDIGTDKPSPEERQRVPHHLVDILEPSEALSVVRWVELAEAAIADILARGKVPLVVGGTGYYIRALSQGLPTLPPPDPEVQEALWRELEERGLETLVAELSRVSLEDALRVDRNPRRLVRALEVVRRTGTPPARFPLRPPRFAYRKLVLWPERTWLFPKLEERARRQFARGLVEEVKRLLERYPAMPTALQAIGYKEVVGYLQGAYSLEEALARDIRAVKAYAKRQYTWFRHEPGDVTYLPRGGEEAYRGFRDWLDLHFGL from the coding sequence GTGGAGGCGATCCCGGTCCTGGCGGGCCCCACGGGGAGCGGGAAGACCCTCCTGGCCTTGAGGCTTGGGGAGGAGCTTCCCCTCGAAGTGGTTTCCGCCGACGCCACCATGGTCTATCGGGGCCTGGACATCGGCACGGACAAGCCCAGTCCGGAGGAAAGGCAAAGGGTTCCCCATCACCTGGTGGACATCCTGGAGCCCTCCGAAGCCCTGAGCGTGGTGCGCTGGGTGGAGCTGGCGGAGGCGGCCATCGCCGATATCCTGGCCCGGGGAAAGGTGCCTTTGGTGGTCGGGGGGACGGGGTACTACATCCGGGCCCTTTCCCAGGGGCTTCCCACCCTGCCCCCGCCTGATCCAGAGGTCCAAGAGGCCCTTTGGCGGGAGCTCGAGGAAAGGGGTCTTGAGACCTTGGTGGCCGAGCTTTCCCGGGTTAGCCTGGAGGATGCCCTGCGGGTGGATAGGAACCCCAGGCGGCTGGTGCGGGCCTTGGAGGTGGTAAGGCGCACGGGAACGCCCCCTGCCCGCTTTCCCCTTCGCCCACCCCGGTTCGCCTACAGGAAACTGGTTCTCTGGCCTGAGCGCACCTGGCTTTTTCCCAAGCTGGAGGAAAGAGCCAGGCGCCAGTTCGCCCGGGGTCTGGTGGAGGAGGTGAAGCGCCTGTTGGAGCGGTACCCCGCCATGCCGACCGCCCTTCAGGCCATCGGCTACAAGGAGGTGGTGGGGTACCTTCAGGGTGCGTACAGCCTGGAGGAAGCCCTGGCCCGGGATATCCGGGCGGTGAAGGCCTACGCCAAAAGGCAGTACACCTGGTTCCGCCACGAACCCGGGGACGTCACCTATTTGCCGAGGGGAGGGGAGGAGGCTTACCGGGGCTTTCGGGACTGGCTTGATCTCCACTTCGGGCTATAG
- a CDS encoding PolC-type DNA polymerase III yields the protein MEAFFRHRLATRLARRLRAEGRPLPLPALGEALGLRGPVEPVVRPLLDGRFRLGEEVGLWEWHYPFPYPGEAVVVLDLETTGLSPGLNEVIEVGLVRLEQGERRSFQSLVRPSRPPSPFIERLTGIRAWELEEAPSLEEVLEKAYPLLRGATLVIQNASFDLGFLRPVLEGMGYSLENPVVDTLRLAKRAMPGLRRYGLDALSQVLELPPREAHRALGDVERTLAVAYEVYYMLTSGIPRPLVDLGR from the coding sequence GTGGAGGCTTTCTTTCGCCACCGTTTGGCCACCCGTTTGGCCCGAAGGCTCAGGGCCGAGGGCAGGCCCTTGCCCCTTCCCGCCCTGGGGGAAGCCCTGGGGCTAAGGGGTCCGGTGGAGCCCGTGGTGCGGCCCCTCTTAGACGGGCGCTTCCGCTTGGGGGAGGAGGTGGGGCTTTGGGAGTGGCACTACCCTTTCCCCTATCCCGGGGAGGCGGTGGTGGTCTTGGACCTGGAGACCACCGGGCTTTCCCCCGGCCTCAACGAGGTGATCGAAGTGGGCTTGGTGCGGCTGGAGCAGGGAGAGCGCAGGAGCTTTCAGAGCCTGGTGCGCCCGAGCCGCCCTCCCAGCCCCTTTATCGAGAGGCTTACGGGGATTCGCGCTTGGGAGCTGGAGGAGGCTCCTTCCCTCGAGGAGGTTCTGGAGAAGGCCTACCCCCTCTTGCGGGGGGCCACCTTGGTCATCCAAAACGCCAGCTTTGACCTGGGGTTCCTGCGGCCTGTCCTGGAGGGCATGGGCTATTCCCTGGAGAACCCGGTGGTGGACACCCTCCGCCTGGCCAAAAGGGCCATGCCTGGCCTCAGGCGCTACGGCCTGGACGCTCTTTCCCAGGTCCTGGAGCTTCCTCCCAGGGAAGCCCACCGGGCCCTTGGGGATGTGGAGCGCACCCTCGCCGTGGCCTACGAGGTGTATTATATGCTCACTTCAGGGATTCCCCGTCCCTTGGTGGACCTCGGGAGGTGA
- a CDS encoding DUF5693 family protein produces the protein MKRFLHLLLLLALVPSLLALLPRLRVERPGPVVLLLDAEALREEAQSQGQSLLEALESYRPLGVRGVAFPERFVKDWVGQGELLYRTGRELLEAGLPAKPNWYYLRGNRELLELLQTAYDLPHEWVGPWLGFPLDVQAFPAFYPLEEIRAAKEAGFFVAVRPINQRYRRLDASLPIVPKEADAVVFAGLEALGYPYRLEEARERVPVPVALIEGTPQPGLAAYREKGILRLFSLRYEWQLTLTPEEAADKYVLAARERGHQLLYLRPYPYRQDTERLLKRIQEGLEASHIPLGHPVVREFTPSSLRLAAWVGVVSGLGLLALGLSVYGPGVAFLLLLLALGYAGSQAGALLAALVFPVLGFLGPRNGLWMWLRTLGYALAGTVFLSALGSTPETILGLQAFKGVSLTLLVPPLLVAFSFLDRNYKETLTRLFLHPLRLGEVVLAGVALALLLLALLRRGNEAPLVPDLELKLRSLLQDLMVRPRFKEVFGHALFPLALLLPWPKWVQNGLLFLAALGVASILNTFSHFHTPLPISFFRVANGALLGLSLGLLGVMLVRRLRAWWLG, from the coding sequence ATGAAAAGGTTCCTCCACCTCCTCCTCCTCCTGGCCTTGGTGCCCTCCCTCCTGGCCCTCCTACCCCGGCTGCGGGTGGAGCGGCCAGGCCCTGTAGTGCTCCTCCTGGATGCAGAAGCCCTGCGGGAGGAGGCCCAAAGCCAAGGGCAAAGCCTTTTAGAGGCGCTGGAGTCCTACCGTCCCCTGGGGGTCAGAGGGGTGGCCTTCCCGGAACGATTTGTGAAGGACTGGGTGGGCCAGGGGGAACTTCTTTACCGGACCGGGAGGGAGCTTTTGGAAGCGGGGCTACCCGCCAAACCCAACTGGTACTACCTCCGGGGCAATCGGGAACTTCTTGAGCTCTTACAGACGGCCTATGACCTTCCCCATGAATGGGTGGGTCCTTGGCTGGGCTTCCCCCTGGATGTCCAGGCCTTCCCTGCCTTTTATCCCCTGGAGGAAATCCGGGCCGCCAAGGAAGCTGGGTTTTTCGTGGCGGTCCGCCCCATCAACCAGCGTTACCGCCGCCTGGATGCTTCCCTGCCCATCGTTCCCAAGGAGGCGGACGCCGTGGTCTTCGCTGGCCTCGAGGCCCTGGGTTACCCCTACCGCCTGGAGGAAGCCCGAGAACGAGTCCCGGTACCCGTGGCCCTCATCGAGGGCACGCCTCAGCCCGGGCTTGCCGCCTACCGGGAAAAGGGCATCCTGAGGCTTTTTAGCCTGCGGTACGAGTGGCAGCTCACCCTGACCCCCGAGGAGGCCGCGGACAAGTATGTGCTGGCCGCCCGGGAACGGGGCCACCAGCTCCTCTACCTCCGGCCCTACCCCTACCGCCAGGACACGGAGCGCCTCCTCAAGCGGATCCAGGAGGGCCTAGAGGCCAGCCACATTCCCCTGGGCCATCCCGTGGTCCGGGAGTTCACGCCAAGCTCCCTCCGCCTGGCCGCCTGGGTGGGGGTGGTATCGGGGCTAGGGCTTTTGGCCCTGGGGCTATCCGTGTACGGGCCGGGGGTGGCCTTCCTCCTTCTTCTCCTGGCCCTGGGGTATGCGGGAAGCCAGGCGGGAGCCCTTCTAGCTGCTTTGGTCTTTCCCGTGCTGGGCTTCCTGGGTCCCAGGAATGGCCTCTGGATGTGGCTTCGCACCCTGGGCTACGCTCTGGCCGGAACGGTTTTCCTCTCGGCCCTGGGCTCCACCCCGGAGACCATCCTGGGGCTGCAAGCCTTCAAGGGCGTTTCCCTCACCCTCCTGGTGCCTCCCCTCCTGGTGGCCTTCAGCTTCCTAGACAGGAACTACAAGGAAACCCTGACCCGGCTTTTCCTGCATCCCCTGCGCCTGGGGGAGGTGGTCCTGGCAGGGGTGGCCCTCGCCCTCCTCCTCCTGGCCCTCCTGCGCCGGGGCAACGAGGCCCCCTTGGTCCCGGACCTGGAGCTGAAGCTTAGGAGCCTCCTCCAGGACCTCATGGTGCGCCCCCGCTTCAAGGAGGTCTTCGGCCACGCCCTCTTCCCCCTGGCCCTCCTCCTTCCCTGGCCGAAGTGGGTGCAAAACGGCCTCCTCTTCCTTGCCGCTCTCGGGGTGGCCTCCATCCTAAACACCTTCAGCCACTTCCACACCCCCCTTCCCATCTCCTTCTTCCGGGTGGCGAACGGCGCGCTTTTGGGCCTCTCCCTCGGGCTTCTCGGGGTTATGCTGGTAAGGAGGCTTCGGGCATGGTGGTTGGGGTAG
- the csaB gene encoding polysaccharide pyruvyl transferase CsaB, with translation MVVGVAGYYGFKNAGDEAILEAIARELKARGHQVLALSGDPKQTAKEHGIRAAHRLNPLALLQADLWLLGGGGLLQDATSSLSLLYYLSVLRTARFFRRRVVVFNQSLGPLTPWGEKQVKRALRGVPIILRDQDSWEYAKNLGLSPALGADPALLLTPPPVKREEDLVLVIPRAGVDQEALTNLYITANHLVHEGRRVLVLLLQPGYDDEVIEIFRLHRVEKTADPRRVLYLAAQAGYVISMRLHGLILAAAAGTPFAALSYDPKVAAFAKETGAYYQELPGDPIKLSKAAMYGRYPDWEKVAALKERARQSFDLALGEASLVKKTHGRGSSGS, from the coding sequence ATGGTGGTTGGGGTAGCGGGGTACTATGGGTTTAAAAACGCCGGGGACGAGGCCATCCTCGAGGCCATCGCCCGGGAGCTGAAGGCCCGGGGGCACCAGGTTCTGGCCCTTTCCGGCGATCCCAAACAGACCGCCAAGGAGCACGGGATCCGGGCCGCCCATCGCCTAAACCCCTTGGCCCTTCTCCAGGCGGACCTCTGGCTTTTGGGGGGCGGAGGGCTTTTGCAGGACGCCACCAGCTCCCTAAGCCTTCTTTACTACCTGTCCGTGCTCCGGACTGCCCGCTTCTTCCGCAGGAGGGTGGTGGTATTCAACCAGTCCCTCGGCCCCCTCACCCCCTGGGGGGAAAAGCAGGTGAAACGGGCCTTGCGGGGCGTGCCCATAATCCTTCGCGACCAGGATTCCTGGGAGTACGCCAAGAATCTGGGCCTTTCCCCCGCCTTGGGTGCCGACCCTGCCCTCCTCCTCACCCCGCCCCCTGTAAAGCGGGAAGAGGACCTGGTTCTCGTTATTCCCCGGGCTGGGGTGGACCAGGAAGCCCTCACCAACCTCTACATCACCGCCAACCACCTGGTGCACGAGGGAAGAAGGGTGCTGGTCCTCCTCCTCCAACCCGGATACGACGACGAGGTCATCGAGATCTTCCGCCTGCACCGGGTGGAGAAGACCGCCGATCCCAGGCGGGTCCTCTACCTGGCCGCCCAGGCGGGGTACGTGATCTCCATGCGCCTGCACGGCCTCATCCTGGCCGCGGCCGCCGGCACCCCCTTCGCCGCCCTTTCCTACGACCCCAAGGTGGCCGCCTTCGCCAAGGAAACCGGGGCCTACTACCAGGAACTCCCTGGGGATCCCATCAAGCTTTCCAAGGCCGCCATGTACGGCCGCTACCCCGACTGGGAAAAGGTGGCGGCCCTGAAGGAAAGGGCCCGGCAGAGCTTTGACCTGGCCCTGGGGGAGGCCAGCCTGGTCAAAAAGACCCACGGACGCGGCTCAAGCGGCTCCTAA
- the gatA gene encoding Asp-tRNA(Asn)/Glu-tRNA(Gln) amidotransferase subunit GatA, protein MLAHEIRAKVAQGEVSPLEVAQVYLERIRSLDPGLGAFLTVNEGVLEEARSLDPSLPLAGLVVAVKDNIVTKGIPTTAGSRLLEGFLPPYEATAVARLKALGALVIGKTNLDEFGMGSSTEHSAFFPSRNPFDPTRVPGGSSGGSAVAVAADLAPLALGSDTGGSVRQPAAFCGIYGLKPTYGRVSRYGLIAYASSLDQIGPMARSVRDLALIMDAISGPDPLDATSLNLKPRFQEALAEPLPSLRLGVVREALSGNSPGVEGALRQALEVFRGLGLQVKEVSWPSLPLALNAYYILAPAEASSNLARYDGTLFGYRAEGEELWRVVEETRARFGLEVKRRILVGTFVLSSGYYEAYYGRAQAFRRRLKAEAQALFQEVDLLLLPTTPHPAFPLGGRPDPLAMYREDLYTVGANLAGLPALSFPAGFEDGLPVGLQLFAPWARDELLLQAALAFEEATDRAFLRTPLGEAL, encoded by the coding sequence ATGTTGGCCCACGAGATCCGCGCCAAGGTGGCGCAAGGGGAGGTATCTCCCCTGGAGGTGGCCCAGGTTTACCTGGAGCGGATCCGCTCCTTGGACCCAGGCCTTGGAGCCTTCCTCACGGTAAACGAGGGGGTGCTGGAGGAGGCCCGTTCCCTGGATCCTTCCCTTCCCCTTGCGGGGCTTGTCGTGGCGGTTAAGGACAACATCGTCACCAAGGGAATCCCTACCACGGCGGGAAGCCGGCTTCTGGAGGGTTTCCTGCCCCCTTACGAGGCCACGGCGGTGGCCCGGCTAAAGGCCCTTGGCGCCCTGGTCATAGGCAAGACCAACCTGGACGAGTTCGGGATGGGTTCCTCCACCGAGCACTCCGCCTTTTTCCCCAGCCGGAATCCCTTTGACCCCACCCGGGTGCCCGGGGGGTCCAGCGGGGGAAGCGCGGTGGCGGTGGCGGCGGATCTGGCGCCTTTGGCCTTGGGGTCGGATACCGGGGGAAGCGTGCGCCAGCCTGCGGCCTTCTGCGGGATCTACGGCCTTAAGCCCACCTATGGCCGGGTAAGCCGCTATGGCCTTATCGCCTACGCCTCGAGCCTGGACCAGATCGGCCCCATGGCCCGCTCGGTGCGGGATCTCGCCCTGATCATGGATGCCATCTCCGGTCCCGATCCCTTGGACGCCACCAGCCTGAACCTGAAGCCCCGGTTTCAGGAGGCCCTGGCGGAGCCCCTGCCCTCCTTGCGGCTTGGGGTGGTGCGGGAGGCCCTTTCCGGGAATAGCCCCGGGGTGGAGGGGGCTTTGCGGCAGGCCTTGGAGGTTTTCCGGGGGCTTGGCCTTCAGGTGAAGGAGGTCTCCTGGCCTTCCCTGCCCCTGGCCCTAAACGCCTACTACATCCTGGCCCCTGCGGAGGCCAGCTCCAACCTGGCCCGTTACGACGGGACCCTTTTCGGCTATCGGGCCGAAGGGGAGGAGCTGTGGCGGGTGGTGGAGGAGACGCGGGCCCGGTTTGGCCTCGAGGTGAAGCGCCGCATCCTGGTGGGCACCTTCGTGCTGTCCAGCGGGTACTACGAGGCCTACTACGGCCGCGCCCAGGCCTTCCGCAGGCGGCTTAAGGCGGAGGCCCAGGCCCTTTTCCAGGAGGTGGACCTCCTCCTCCTCCCCACCACCCCCCATCCCGCCTTTCCCCTAGGAGGCAGGCCCGATCCCCTGGCCATGTACCGGGAGGACCTCTACACCGTGGGGGCTAACCTGGCGGGCCTCCCCGCCCTATCCTTCCCCGCCGGCTTTGAGGATGGCCTTCCCGTGGGCCTTCAGCTTTTCGCTCCCTGGGCGAGGGATGAACTCCTCCTGCAGGCGGCCTTGGCTTTTGAAGAAGCTACCGACCGGGCTTTCCTTCGTACCCCCTTGGGCGAGGCTTTGTAG
- a CDS encoding thymidine kinase codes for MPPVLHRQGWIEVITGPMFSGKSEELIRRVKRALIARQRVLVFKPRLDTRYHESQVVSHDGQRVEAIPVGEAREIEAYLSPLPQVVAVDEVQFLDAGLLPLAEDLARQGVRVILAGLDLDFRGEPFGLMPELLARAEFVEKLTAICAQCGAPATRTQRLVNGKPARYTDPVILVGAKEHYEPRCRACHQVRY; via the coding sequence ATGCCCCCGGTACTGCACCGCCAGGGTTGGATTGAGGTTATCACCGGGCCCATGTTCTCGGGCAAGAGCGAGGAACTCATCCGCAGGGTCAAGCGGGCCCTCATCGCCCGGCAGCGGGTTTTGGTGTTCAAGCCCCGGCTGGACACCCGCTACCACGAAAGCCAGGTGGTGAGCCACGACGGCCAGCGGGTAGAGGCCATCCCCGTGGGCGAGGCCAGGGAAATTGAGGCGTACCTATCCCCCTTGCCCCAGGTGGTGGCGGTGGACGAGGTCCAGTTTCTGGATGCCGGCCTGCTCCCCTTGGCGGAGGATCTGGCCCGCCAGGGCGTACGGGTGATCCTGGCGGGGTTGGATTTGGACTTCCGGGGTGAGCCCTTCGGCCTCATGCCGGAGCTTTTGGCCCGGGCGGAGTTCGTGGAGAAGCTTACGGCCATCTGCGCCCAGTGCGGGGCTCCTGCCACCCGCACGCAGCGCCTGGTGAACGGAAAGCCCGCCCGCTACACGGACCCCGTGATCCTGGTGGGAGCCAAGGAGCACTACGAGCCCCGTTGCCGGGCCTGCCACCAGGTGCGCTACTGA